The DNA region gctggcgacctaggaaagtcaccggcggcgaaaatgaggccaaaaaatggccaaaattggtaagcaaattagtattacagtagttggttgttggttcaaaagaaaacagtaagaaaatccagccccaagagcaaaccggtgtgggtctgggaaaacctgggccctttggtgccccacagttttctccccctctttctttcttgagGGTATTGCTAACATCGTCGCAGAGGTCATCATCCAAGCTGCGGCTGGCAAGAGAGTCGTTGCAAGAGAAACGTTGAAGCCATTCAGAAAAGAGGTCCTGGCCAAGCTGCATGCCAGTGATAtcgggcggaggaggaagctgcTTGACAAGCAAAAGGCCGGACGTAAAAGGTTGAGGGCGGTGGGCAACGTGGTCATTGATCTTTCGGCCTTCCAGAAATTTTTAACAAAGTAGTGTATACCATTGTATTCGATCCCGGACGAGCAATCATCGACTTAATGATATTGCAAATCCAGCAGAACAAGCTATGATCCTCACTGCAGTGGTACGACAACCTCTCTGGGGAAGAACGTTTTTTGAACTCTCGGCCGCACTGAAAATAGCCCTgacattcttcttcttgaagcCAATCTCATTGAACTCGACGAGAAGATGCCGCCTCCCCACGTCGTACGTGAAGTGAACCTACGGTGGTGCACCCCATAGTCAAGGTCATCTGAATTCTGCAGCAGCTCAAAGATGAAGCGCGAGCTGTTAGTGGTCAGGTTCTCACTCAGTCTGGCACCTCATGTCAATATCGGATCTCTGTTACCCAAGTGGAGAGGGTTCAAACGCATGTCTTCAGCATCCCCTGGAAGGCCCGGCTCGTAAGGAACCCCGATTCCTCCTGCCACCTCCGGATCcggaggatgtggtcaaTGGCCTCCTGCCGTGAGGCCGGAAGCCTGTCGTCGTCATTCTGATACTCCGGGGTTGAGCGGCGGCCGATGGAAGACATGATataatggtggtggtcaagtGTCGGTGAAACGAGAGTTGGGGCCCATACCGTAGACTAGAGAGGCACCGATCTATAGTGGATAGATTCTTTGGGATAAATAAAAACAGCACGTACTAAGTACCTAAGCGTGGCAGGGCCAATTCGAGATAATATGGGATAATACAGAGTGAGGAGCGCGCAGAGAGACTGTGTGTCTGTGTCGTTCAAAGTCTTGGAATTCGAACCTGTTTCACGAGGTGTGCTCGAACTCCACATGTGAAAATGGAGATGGCATGAGCCACAGCGACAGCCCAACGCGACTGCTGCATGTTGACGTGCTGCTAGCCAATCCTGAGGCTTGGCGGGTGGTTGGGCGTCGTTGTAAATAGAGCTGGTTGCGCTGGTAGCTACATCGGTGCAAGCGTCGATGGAAATAGAGATCCGAGTGGAAGACGGGCAAGAAAAAGTGAAGGTGGAGATGCATGGAAGCAAGAATGTCATGTTGTTGGAGCATCAAGAATTTGCTGATGATTGGATCCGGCTGGGCCCCTGAGTTGGGGTACCTAGGCAAAAGTTGAGCAATAACACAGCTTATGATCAGGTATCAACGCAAATTGTGATACAATccatcacatacgaccacaGGCAGTTGAAAacacgggatcccgtccgctctcccctagttAAGCAATTGACCGCCGGaccagtactcaggtgggtgaccactggggaatccctggtgttgtatgttttagttttttgctcttggggGCAGAGCCGAGTGGCAACGTGCCATCCGATGTTGATGAATATCGGAAAAAATAATATCGCTTGGTAAAAACTGCAGTGTGCCACCGATTCAAAATTTCAATGTCATGTATTCTTTCGCTCTTCTATGCAAAGCCCATGTACTCACACGACCCAAAGGGATACCCAGGGTCCAAGTTGCTGGCGAAAGCATAGTCGATCATCTGCGCAAACGTGGGATCCCACGAATCGAATATCAAGCTGTCGTTAACCGCCACGAAGTCACCAGCAGGTGCCTCAACTTGATCGGCGCCGGCAATAGCAAACATGCCCGCACTGGGTTGTCCAATGCCTGAGGCTATTGGAGCATGGAAGCTTCCCGTGGCTACGGCACTAGTTTCGAGAGGACCGTAGGACACGttcatcatcgtcgatgAAGGTGATGCCGCATCTAACGTCAGAGGCGAGATCTGTTGGATTGAGGTATCCGTGGGACCAGACGTGGTTTCAGAACTTGCGCCCTCGTCCGTCTTCTCAATAAGCCACCGAGCACGTGAGTGAAGTTCGATGTTGAATGCTGAACCGTTGTCGTTGGTGGTCTTGGGTTTGGACGGTGCACAAGGTGCTCCAGTTGTTCGTGCACGTTCACGAAACAGAGCCTCTCCTCGTTCAAGGTTGCGCACCACTGCATCGCCTAACTCACTGTTCAAACGGGCATTGACTCAGATGGGCAAAATCGCTTGATGGCAGCGGCCACACTCAAGAAGTCGGCTTTGCCACGAACTCGAAACATGGGAAGTTTGGAGACCTGACGGTATGTTTGCGTTTTCCACCTGTCCTAGGCTCCAACAGAAGCTGACTCAATCTTAGAACGGTCTTGGTCGTCGTTACCGCATGCGTGTTCACGTTGGCTTCGCCCTCATCATCGCAGGATGGCTCGCCTCCGTGTTGGTAGTCTTCATTGGCTGCATTCCCTTCCACAAGTACTGGCAGATTAGCCCCAACCCGGGCAATAGCTGCCAACCCGCCGTGGCTGGCCTTATCGTCTGGTCTTCTTTCGCCGCGAATATCGCATCTGATATCTACCTCATCGTCATTCCCCTCCCGCTTCTCTGGGGTTCCAGGCTTCGCCTTGTCAAAAAAATCGGTTCCACTCTCGTCCTGAGCGCCGGTATCTTCCTCCTTGTCTTCGCCACCCTGAAGAATATCTTCGTCGTAACTGCAAGCAAACCCCCTATTTCCCCtatcctccccaaatcctGAACCAACGCTCCCATCCACAGGACGACATCAACGGCGCCGAACTCGCCGGCACCCGGGGCACCCGCGAGGCCTTCGTAGCtgtcgtcaccaccaacctccccatggtcttccccctcttcaagTCCTGGCTCAAGCCCCTCTTCGGCTCCACTTCGCAGCgcaccaccgacaacaaGTACAAGACCCCGGACGGGTTCCGCcccatcggcggcggcggtggcgacTCCAACTCGCACTCGCAGTTCCGCcgcggcaacggcaacagtTCCAACATCCTGACCAGCGTCACCTTCACCGAGAGCGAGCAGCGAATCGTCAACGAAATCAAGATGCAGAACATGAAGACGGAAGTCTCGGGCGGCGGCACAACCCACGTGCACAAGGAGTGCGAAGGGCAGAAGGGCATCGTCGTGCTGACCGAGTTTGATGTCAGTGAGGATGCGAGGAGTGTGCAGCACAGTGAGCCtgggccgccgccggcaaAACCGAAGGAGGCCTGGTAAATGATTGAGATAATTGAGCCTTTTGGATTGAGGGAAAAATAATGATGGGATGCCACGTGGTTTAAGTTACAGGCATGCTTTGATGGCCGGGCTGCCAGGAATTCTTCAGTGCAGGATGGGAgcggtgtttttttttttttttcttttgtcaaTTTCCCTTGtgtgtttttcttctcttcgttGACACATATTTTTGTTGTGGTTGCGCTTGAAACACACAGTTTGGTTCATTCTCAGACATGAGCGCGGTTGGTAAGAGTTGGGAGCGGCTTTTCTTTCCACAGTGTTTTATTTTCTGTTTTGGATGGATATACCCCTTATGGTcacgttgttgttgctgttgttgacagTCGTTGCGGACCGGACAGAGTGTGTCACGATTATCATGTACCCTCGTGGAGAGGATACCACTTTTACCTTGCTTCGATTATCGTCCGATTAGTTAGTCAAATTTGTGTCTTTGTAGTATCTGCCGGTATCCCATCTGCTGTCTTTGAAGTTGGGGCTGaaggtgatgttgtcgttcagggggttggtgattcAGGGGTTGCCAGAGCCTCTTCCAAGGCGCATGGAACTTGTCTAAACAATGCTTCTGCTGTCAGCCACATTTGGGGGGATTTCTGGACGGGTTTTGGGCAGATGAAGTTGTCCCCACACACCAATCTTGGTTGGGCTGACATGCCAAGCTGCTGCGGACCACCATCAAGATTCCTTGGGAGCTCAGGTGATTCGCAGCAATACAGTAGCGCTACCCACTTGTGAGGCGCAGTGACAGGGTACCTGAGTTTTCAGAGCACCGATAATTCGGTTGATAAAAGAGAGCTGCGCCCCTCACGTGTTGGACGCAGTTTCGCGTTTGTCCTACACAGCATCATTGCCTTTGACCTATTGTGCCTTTGGGCACGGTAATTACTACAAAATGTCTGATCGATACCATCCACAGGctatttttctttcctttctggCATTGACCCAAGTCACAACTTGTCAAGACATCAACACACAACCTGTGGCAAAAGTGCTGAAGCTACAATGGACAACCGACCAGACCTCCCCAGGAGATCCGCTTACGCTCGGGACCTTTGGTCCTGATGGGCCGTGGCAAGCCTTGCCTGGAGTAATGAACAGACATGAATCGACTGCTACAATCAATACAACAGCCGTTTCTGCTCTCTGGCCATCGCCATGGACGAACATATCCGAGGTCATGTGGAGAAGCTTTGACGTGGCCCTAGAAGCGCAAACAACCTTCTCAACGGGAAGGTACAATCGACTGACCATATCGTCGTCTTATTTCGAGGAAAGCAGGACGAGCCGTACCGGAGACTGGGTACCGGACTGGGACATGTCCATCCCAGACATTGCGGGCAACTCGGTCAGGTTCTTCCACGTCAAGGCTCCTGTAGCCGCAATTCAGTACGCCAGCATCAGCTTTCCAGCAGTGGAAGGATGGTCCTTTGTGGAGGACGACGTAGAGGGTACACTAGCTCTCGCACCTCCAGACAAACCAGGCTCAGAGAGCATCATTGCTCAGCTCAAGGACTCTGGCGTTGTGGATTGCAACTCGTTCGGATTGCATATGGGGAGTCCGAAGTGGAACCAAAGCGGCAGCTTCACATTGGGAGGATACGATGCTGCTCGTGTGATGGGCGAGGTAGCCACGTTTGACCTTATGGAAGATATTGACGCTTTCGAATTTGCGTCATGGCAACGCTATCTGCCTCGGATCTACTTGATAGACGTCTCGCTTGGGTGGGAAAGAGGTAGCGGACCCTTTCTAAAAGATGAGACATTTCAAGGAAAGACAAAGTCCGTTTTGGCACCGATCCCTACCAGCTTGAACAGCACCGCACGAAGACAAGGAGACCAACGTGACAACCTTAGGGATAATGTCATGGTGGTGCCTGACCCGACATTTCCTTTCCTGTATCTTCCACCTGGCACTTGTGAGAAGGCCGCCAAGCATCTGCCCGTGCACTGGGACGAGGGGCTGAAACTCTGGTTTTGGGATGACGAAACATCCCAGAGTAATGATTACCACTATCGCCGCCTTGTCAACTCATCAGCCTACATGAGCTTCACACTACGATCCAACCGCGGCCGCTACCCCGAACGGGAAGATTTCCCACCCAGTCAAACAATCACCATCAAGGTCCCCTTCCATCTTCTCGATTTCTACATTGAGCCCCCCCTCGTGTGGAGCGGAGTACAACGGCGACGATTTTGGCCGTGCCGGTCAGTCATTCCAACGGAGGGTTACTGGAAACTCGGCCGCGCGTTCCTTCAGGCGGCCTTTCTCGGCGTCAACTACGACAAAAACCTGGTGTACCTGGCTCAAGGAATAGGTCCTGATCCCAATCTCCCAAGCGAGTTGACCGTGATTAGACCAGGTGACGAATATATTTCTGGAAACCCGAATTTCCTCTATAGAAATGCCGAGGATTATTATCAGACCTGGGCAAGTTATGGGAAAGTTCTTGAGGACCGCAGGCCAGATCAGGGGACACCTAGCTCGCCGGGCCCGGAGTCGTCACAGACCTCTTCGCTAGGGCGTGGTGGAACGATTGGGCTTACGGTGGGGGCTACGATCGGTGCCctcttggtgttttggttAGTGTTTGGCACGACAATTGAGAAACGATGGCGGAAAATAGCGAGGcgagatggcggtgatgcgGGAGCTGGTGTTGAACTTGGGGGATCAGACTCCACAGTGACGACACAGGGGCCTGCTCATGATGTTAGGGATGCTGTATCGCCAGGATTGCCCAGGCCACCGACGTATAAAGAGAGGGATCAGAATGAGTCGCCTCCACCGTATAGGCCTTAAGGTGCTAATGGGAAGGGAATATTTTCATCTTGTATATGTCTTGTGAGTTTATTATGGGATAATTTGACTGTAgataacgtatattataagcgagtgacccatataagcgagtgacccacctcccaccacaccctgacaaaccatcctcaattgcaccacatcaacataaggaattaactataattacatcagaaacagctgaatcagatgcttctgcagcctcctggcaagtgcgcgcattatggccaggcttacCGCATACACTacagcaccgaaccttcgtacgagccccccctgcattactactatccggctgcgtttcttgcattccctccccatccacggccttctgatccagtagatcctgtgcctcttgtacagtaagtgaccctccaagcctcacacgtgtttttttagctctccggcgcttacttagtgcctcattggccttacggagcgaagagacctctgcacgaaAGAGAGCCACCTAgtatattatagccgttatacccttagtaagctggtctaccgtAGCTAGCATTAAAGTTagggagctattttgatagttagtaatgcgagtcttaataagcgttaatTATAAATTAGCTTCTCGAAGGTTATATAGTATTTGGGAGACCTAAGGTTATATAATGCCGGGCCGTAAGTTTGGAGATATTAgcgtataaagctttatatctagcttagaaagtaccctctctggatcgtacggtataaggctagTACCCGTAAAGCtaccctgtatattcttctttattatagaggcgaagaaggctttGCGGAAGgtatagaggaactcgagcttacttataTGGTTAATATATATGCGTATTAAATCCTTGATCTagcgaccgtacgcctgttttagcggcccaaagtAGCCaatatcgagtggctggaggaggtgggaggagtatGGAGGTATATAGAGtgtaataatattattctgCTAGTAatagcgctcgaattcggtcgagtggtggctttcgtggctaTCGAGGATTagtaaccggtatttactCTTTGTAcgggacgctatataatagtcgaagtgcttaatttaatctaggcctaccggattagTAGTCCAGTTATTATCGGTAATTACAATGCGCTAGGTAAACGGTAGATTATATTCGGTATATTAGTTAGCGAGGTAGTATTGCGCggctaaaataataaagggaAGGATAGCCCGGCCGAGGGTATTAACTCCCTGGATTACCGTTACCTATTCGCGGTTACTAGGCTAAGCTAGTTTTACCTTAttaaggccgtccgaggttataactactatacccgcgaaaataatgcttattataaacctaatCTCGTCGaaattataaatatcgttatctataataccgtacttagCCTTAGTGTTCCGTACGAGCGTAAACCACTCGGTAATAACCTTTAGATCCTCGCACTTAGCCCTCTGGTAAtcgtatctacgcgtaaaacgcgtacggagctataactagcgtttaacgaagttatatGCCTAGAGCTTACTAACAGGGTacgcgtcgcgtacgcgtaaTAGTTGGTtagccatatcttccacaccacgtaATCTTAGTAgaaaagctcgcgtataTAGCTTAATAACGTATTGAACAATAGCATCCTCTTTAGATTAAGTGAGCTTTTTCGATTTGGGCGtagtatcgcgtcgtgcaggccggccagcgcgCCGACGCCCTAGAGTCTTACGATCGACTCCATAGATCTTAGTTGCGGCTCGTTCGCTTAGATTCTTGTCGTTTTAAAGCGCttggagggctaagattatgTGGGCTTCATTTGAATTAGAAGGCATCTTGGATGGTTGAGGAAATTGTTGTTGAGTGCGAAGGTGTCATGTCACGAAGgaagtgggtcactcgcttatatgggtcactcgcttataatatacgttatcTCGTTATCACTCCTTTACCCATCGCACGCGTTCAGGTTGTGATCTAGCCGACTACATCCCCTGAACTTTATGTTGCATGTTTTGTTATCATTTATCGGCTACAACCTAGGTACTTACCTTCCCACCTCAATCCGACGATATTGTTACACTTCATGGAAGATATACAATAGCTGAACATggtgtgaggcttggagcACACAGAACAAGGACCGACATACCGCAGTTGACGCATGGTCTTTTTGCTAGTAAGTTATTCCCAGTATTGGGTAGCGATGCCAAGCGGTTGCGGATCAAAACCACTGCTTGCGAGGACAAGTCATTGGCAGCGATACGTGAGCTCGGCGTTGGTGAGGCGCAGTCATGAGATGCGGGTTCTAAGCGTTGAAGCAATCGTCAAGAGAGTTGTGCCGCCCCTCTCACGTGTCAGACGCGTCTGTCCTACACATCACCTTTTCCTCCAAATTGTGTCTTAGGGCAATGCATTACAAGACGTTTTACCACAGCCCAGAGGTAATTCCAGTAGCCCTGCTTGTTTTGGCTCAGTCAGTACATTGTCAACAAACGACCGACAGCAATGGTAAGGCGACAAAACTTCATTGGACGGGCCAACGGAACTTTTCTGACGCCCCAAGATACCTTGAACACACCAAGGGCCCATGGGCAGCGCTCTCGGTTCTTTCAGGAACGCATGATTTGTCCGGCCTCACAAAGGAACAGAGCGTCGTGCCCATTTGGCCGTCTCCATGGACCAACATTTCCGAGATCTGGTGTTCAAATCTGCTTTTCAAAGAGGAGCTCTCAGATGCCTACAGGGTCAATAGGTCTTTGATCTTAAAACCATCTTCCTTCAATTGTCCGTATCAAGGTGGCGCCAAACTGCCGAACTGGACCATGTCCATTCCGAGTGTTGCCATTGGGCCGAACTATGCCGAACTTTTCCACGCCCAGGTCCCGATCATTGCCCTGAATGAGTCAACCCTGTACCTGGAACCTGAGATCACCATCCGCTTCACACTCGGTGATATACTAGCTCTTGGACCGTCCAGCGAGCCAGGTATCCGAAGCATTGTTCAGCAACTGAAGGATGCTGGTCGACTTCTCAGCAGTTCTTTTGGGCTCTACATGGGGAGGCCTGACTGGAAGCTTCCCAGCAAAATGGTTCTCGGGGGCTACGAAAAGTCCTTGATCAACGAGGGGTTTATCATGTTTGATGTGATGGACAAGCCCGAGAGCGTTGGAGAAGACTATCTTTTCCGAATTTCCTTGAAGGACGTCAGGCTGGGTTGTTACGACTGGAAAGGTCATGTCTTTGACTGGGCCACTACGGAGAGTCCGAACACAAGTGCTGAAGCGTATATTTGAAGGGTCGTCCCGAATGGACCCATCCGCGGAACTGAGCGAGGCAGGCAACTTAGTCTTCTTATGGAGCGGTTTGAGTGGTACAGTCGTAGGGCTATTAGTTGTATTCAGAACATCTGAATTTGACTGAACGTTTGTGAAGGTTTGTTGGCACCAGTAGAACCTGGATTGGTAGAGGTGAATGCGCCCTGCATCTGGCTTCCAAAGTCCTTCGCTTTGCGCAACAGAAAATGAAGCACTCATCCCACCGATGGGATGAAAATGACGAGACATACCagaggaaagaaaagtaaGTCCATCTACAGCTTCCTATGTCCTACCATAAGGTAAATCCCACTTGAAATCCACAGGTCGCGGATCTATTCTGGAATTGGCATTCGGAAAGTCTATCCAGCTGTGGTCTTGTCAGTTAATTAAATTGAAGCGAAAAAATCTACTACACTTACCATGTACCATTTCGCTTGTCCTCGCTCATATTGCATGACGGCGTCAAGGTACCAGTTAGGTTTGCAAAGGTTGTGCACAGCCCCATAGTTGTGACCACCGGCCAGAAGCATCGTGACGCGTTGGGTGGGCAATGGAATGTTGGGGGCGAGACCTGCCCAAACATGCTGTTAAGGTACGCAACCCTGGACAAGGCATGGTTTAGATTGAAATCTTTAGACATTTTGTCCTGAATTTTTCCTTCACTAGACGCCCATAGGTTAGCATCTTGAATTTAGGCAATTAGAAAAAACATCGGTTGACAGAATTACTTACATGAACTTGCCCACTTCGGACGCTCCTCTGAGACATAAGCATTGGCGACCCCTAGTTGGGCAGCCTTACCGCCAGCGCGACGTTTGTTAGGGCCCCGGCTGAGAATATGCTCACTTGTCCTGGATTCTCCCTCACGGCCCTGACCATAAACTTCCGCTACTGAGCCCTCTACGAAACTCACATTAGGGTAGCCATAATAACCTTTGGTGGTAAAAGCTTCCTTCGCCACCCTTCTTGGGTCACGAGAGGTGGGATCATTTCCCAATTTCTCATTTGTCgtgttttcttttgcaaACACCCCTTTCCACGGTAACTCACCATAGAGAAGCTCATAATTCTGGAAGGTATACGCTATTTGCAAAAGGGGGTAGTCAGACCCCTTGTAGACGGGAATGCAAGAAGACAAGGAGGCAATCTCGAGAGAGGCAAGAGCGTGGAGGCCGGTTTGGAGAGCCCAGGAGTTGGCTGTGTCGGAGGCTAGACCGAGGACGGTGTAGTTGTAGTATAGGGGAAGGAGCAAAGCGATGAAGGCAGTGGGATTCCAATCGTTGTCGAGGATTATCTttttttggctggtggttgagcCAGTGGGCAATAATGGCAAGCCTACAACGAGGAACAAGAACTGATAGCGGGGCTGCAGCATCGTGACTGAAGACGAGATGAGTATGTGGTACCTTCGTCAAGTCAGGATAATTAAGATAAATACATCTTTTGGTGCAAAGAATATGTTGAGGGAAAGAAGTCAGGTGGTGAGATATTTCTTGTCGTGAGACGATAAGCACGAGTGCGATGCTGATCTGCATACAAGAGCGTGATAAGCATTCCTTCGGGGAATAATAAGGTAATCAAGAGAAGAACGACGAGAGTGTGATGACGAGTAGGCTTGAAAGAAGAAATGCTTATCTGGGCTGAGCTGCAGATGGCTGAGTCAGTTTTCCTGCTGCTTGTGATTCTCTTGCATATGCATGGGGACCGGGCCTAAGTGATCACCTTCGATAGCACACCATGATGGTCAGCGACGCTAAACACAGAATGCAATGCTATTAGTCTATCCAAATGTCTATGCTACTACTCCTCAAGAACTGGTCCTATGTTAAAAGGCCGGTCTTTTCTGAAGATGTAAATCTCGCCAATCAGGACAGCACAGCCCACGCTTATCACGATCGCAATGATAGAAAGACTTACCCGCGCAAAGTTAAGCCGCCTGACGTGAATATGCTTCTTGGCCAGGATATTACGCTAGAGTAACCCGGCGATATAGGCGCTGATAGTTATGCGGAAAGCCCCGTAAATTCACGCCAAGGGCTATGCTGTAGATCGTGGCGTAGTATGTTCGCTCGCTGAGGGGAATCCCCGCCCTGTTTGCTGCCgacttcctcttctgatTCACCGATGTGCTTAAAGGAGCCAAGTCCTAGATTTCAACCATGAGGCTctgtcatcaccacctgcaTAACAACCACATACATTTCCCCGGATGgcgccatcacccccctcttctttttattcCACCTTTTGCTGCCATTCCAG from Podospora pseudoanserina strain CBS 124.78 chromosome 1, whole genome shotgun sequence includes:
- a CDS encoding hypothetical protein (EggNog:ENOG503P15Y), whose amino-acid sequence is MPALGCPMPEAIGAWKLPVATALVSRGPGEICWIEVSVGPDVVSELAPSSVFSISHRALVRARSRNRASPRSRWAKSLDGSGHTQEVGFATNSKHGKFGDLTNGLGRRYRMRVHVGFALIIAGWLASVLVVFIGCIPFHKYWQISPNPGNSCQPAVAGLIVWSSFAANIASDIYLIVIPLPLLWGSRLRLVKKIGSTLVLSAGIFLLVFATLKNIFVDDINGAELAGTRGTREAFVAVVTTNLPMVFPLFKSWLKPLFGSTSQRTTDNKYKTPDGFRPIGGGGGDSNSHSQFRRGNGNSSNILTSVTFTESEQRIVNEIKMQNMKTEVSGGGTTHVHKECEGQKGIVVLTEFDVSEDARSVQHSEPGPPPAKPKEAW
- a CDS encoding hypothetical protein (COG:S; EggNog:ENOG503PDJF), whose protein sequence is MSDRYHPQAIFLSFLALTQVTTCQDINTQPVAKVLKLQWTTDQTSPGDPLTLGTFGPDGPWQALPGVMNRHESTATINTTAVSALWPSPWTNISEVMWRSFDVALEAQTTFSTGRYNRLTISSSYFEESRTSRTGDWVPDWDMSIPDIAGNSVRFFHVKAPVAAIQYASISFPAVEGWSFVEDDVEGTLALAPPDKPGSESIIAQLKDSGVVDCNSFGLHMGSPKWNQSGSFTLGGYDAARVMGEVATFDLMEDIDAFEFASWQRYLPRIYLIDVSLGWERGSGPFLKDETFQGKTKSVLAPIPTSLNSTARRQGDQRDNLRDNVMVVPDPTFPFLYLPPGTCEKAAKHLPVHWDEGLKLWFWDDETSQSNDYHYRRLVNSSAYMSFTLRSNRGRYPEREDFPPSQTITIKVPFHLLDFYIEPPLVWSGVQRRRFWPCRSVIPTEGYWKLGRAFLQAAFLGVNYDKNLVYLAQGIGPDPNLPSELTVIRPGDEYISGNPNFLYRNAEDYYQTWASYGKVLEDRRPDQGTPSSPGPESSQTSSLGRGGTIGLTVGATIGALLVFWLVFGTTIEKRWRKIARRDGGDAGAGVELGGSDSTVTTQGPAHDVRDAVSPGLPRPPTYKERDQNESPPPYRP
- a CDS encoding hypothetical protein (EggNog:ENOG503P1CC; COG:S), with the protein product MHYKTFYHSPEVIPVALLVLAQSVHCQQTTDSNGKATKLHWTGQRNFSDAPRYLEHTKGPWAALSVLSGTHDLSGLTKEQSVVPIWPSPWTNISEIWCSNLLFKEELSDAYRVNRSLILKPSSFNCPYQGGAKLPNWTMSIPSVAIGPNYAELFHAQVPIIALNESTLYLEPEITIRFTLGDILALGPSSEPGIRSIVQQLKDAGRLLSSSFGLYMGRPDWKLPSKMVLGGYEKSLINEGFIMFDVMDKPESVGEDYLFRISLKDVRLGCYDWKGHVFDWATTESPNTSAEAYI
- a CDS encoding hypothetical protein (EggNog:ENOG503NXKM; COG:G), whose protein sequence is MLQPRYQFLFLVVGLPLLPTGSTTSQKKIILDNDWNPTAFIALLLPLYYNYTVLGLASDTANSWALQTGLHALASLEIASLSSCIPVYKGSDYPLLQIAYTFQNYELLYGELPWKGVFAKENTTNEKLGNDPTSRDPRRVAKEAFTTKGYYGYPNVSFVEGSVAEVYGQGREGESRTSEHILSRGPNKRRAGGKAAQLGVANAYVSEERPKWASSCK